The genomic region TTGATTGACAGGTCACTTTCACACTGCatgattttggtcagtattttgcattactATTTATAAGCCAAACCCAGAAGCGGAACATGAATagcaaaagtataatggaaatatttgcacgtcttctgtgttttggaccaactcctgattttggcttataatgcaaaatactgggtgtgaaagtggccttagagcTATATACACAAAGAGTATACATGTCCTGGATAGGGATGCATGAtgtatcgaaacttcgatactgtttcgataccgtggacCCCAAAACGGTTcgctaccgttatttcatgtatttcgatactaagctgtgcggccgcacagctcagtattgtaacacatgaatgtatgagagcggggctgcagctgtctgatacagccactgccccgctcctgagttctgacaagtgcatcgggaactgggaggccaattgtccccgacagctgacactctactgttgccgatcagcggttcatttccgctgatttcggcaattaaccccttaaatgcggcgatctattgcaatcgccgcattttaggggtttctagcacattggcagacctcacaatgaaatcgcgaGGTTTgccgatggctagcatggcgaccggaagccaaacaatggcctctgtgtctgccatgtacggaagcctatcaggaccaatcagagtgacaggaggtcactgtgtcgttcccgatgcacactgtcggtgacagtgtctaTGAcaatgtgcatcgggaaccactggctggtcctcgtagacttactgtccgagagactgtgacgtcacactgacagttggaatacattacactacctacatagtgtaatgtattctagcagcgatcagagctgcaggtcaaaaaagaaagtgtaaaaagtaaaaaaaaagttaataaaaatgttttacaaaagtgtaaaaaaaatacattttttttcctataataagtcttttattataggaaaataatgaaaccgttaaaacacagtacacatatttggtatcaccgcgttcgtaacgacccaaactataatgttatttttctcgcacaatgaacaccgaaaaaaataaatgaaaaacaatgttAGAATCAGTatgttttggtcaccacccctctcaaaatatagaataaaaagtgatcaaaaagtcgcatgtaccccaaaatagtaccaataaaaactacatcccatcttgcaaaaaacaagacctcccacagcttttttgacagaaaaataaaaaacgttacggctctcagaatatggtgacacaaaaaatagggTATATGACCAGGACTTGTCTTTATTAGGCAACCCATTTACGTCATTGACATTTTATGGCCTCAACCTTTGTGTACAAGGATAGGACAATACCCATACAGCTATACttgtgtggtcagtaaggacctaaATATGACAGTGGCTGGTAAAATAATTTGAAAACTGCTCAACGTGGTTCAACAAATATCTGATCTCACTTACCAAACTTATACTTTGCATAAAACCCATTATATTCAATAAGATTCCCACTGTGGAACTGTAGAAGTACTACATTGCCAGTAGACGCCACCTGTATGTTGTCAAGACGTCCACAATATGTGCCCAGGATTGGGGATGTGGTTAACGGACCATCTCTAATTATCAAATACTCTGGGATGCATTTTGGTGAATTTTGAATCCAAAAAAATAGGAAGTTTAGAaccacctgtaaaaaaaacaaacatgtaaagGATGTATGCGTGAGTCTGGGATTGGTGGAATTACAATACAGTACAGATTGTCAATTTAATATTTTGACTAAGCCACCACTGCTTCTCAAAAAGTGGGCGTCACTAGTGGTCGACATCCTTACCAAAATATGGGCATATGGATGTCGTGTGGAAAGTGTGCTGGATAAAAGGCCACACAGCGGCCACATgtaagccacagtgcccattatcagtcactgtatccaGTCGCCTCCGGCCTTTTCTTGCCACAAGAAGAAATGTAGAAGTTCCCTCCTGTCCTGTGGAATCTGGGGTGTTCGGCAGGCATGCAGTGCCCTGTAAGGAACTGTATGGCACCTCACCAGTTAGGGCCCTTGCAAAAGACCGTCgtgccgcccgagtcccgtccgtggaaagataggacatgttctctcTTTCCATGGATCGGAACGTCGGGTCCGTGTTCACGTACCCAATTCACCCACTAAGTGAATAGGTTAGTGAAaattatcgggtgccactcggatgccatgaaATATggtccgagtggcactcggttgtGTCCAACTGGGTATAGGCCCAACTTACAGTTTGAGAAGCAATGCTTTAAACAATGATTTTTGTTGCGTAAAATCAACATTGACATTATTTTCATATCTAATATTATGATAAACAGACTGCATCGATAACAACAAATATCTTGAGTCAATCAGAAATGTGGGATTGTACTTTTTGGAATGTGATGTAAATGTCCAGTCACACTTCAAACCTAATGAAAATCATGAGAGATTATCAGCCTTTGAGATGTAACTTTTTACCGTATATCCTTCAGGGGCTATGATGCTATATACAACGTCCAGATGGGTTGGATATATATTAGGAAATCCTGGAGATTTCACAATCCCGGTTTGCGCCACGAAGGTCTCTCCGTATTTCACTATGTGAAAAGAATTTGACTTAGTGTTCATTCTCGGTTTGTTTAAATCATAACTTTTTAGTGTGTAAGTTTAAAAAAAGTCATAGTagtcactttttcttgtctataatAACCCAGAAGAACAAGTAGGGGTGTAAAACAGAGTTATGGGGTTTCATATCAAAACTTTAAATGGGGTCCCACTCTACCATGACTACTTTCAGCAGGAAGTGAGTTCACGACATGAAGTCCTCAGTGGTCTCCGGTGTTTCTCGTCCTTTCTTTGGTGGATGAATGTTCTGCATTTAATTTTCCACTGCCGTTCCCTGTACTcatggccggcgtcagcacctggcaaacccgggcaagttgcagggcccactacccttgtggGGCCCCGTCGTCAtggcatcactgtacatatatggacagtgatctcaggaggagagaaggagtcccaggcagagtgctagcagctctgctgcgggactctgtctctggaaagctcctgacatcactgtccatgtatggacagtgttgtcaggagcaaagcagtgtcccaggcagagtgctagtatcgcttTTCCCGGtatctttggctctggggttgcccctgacatcagtatccgtatatgtacagtgatatcaggggcttccccagagctggagtaccggagcagagcctttattagcgctctgcccaggacttaaGCTCtgttccggacatcactatccatatatggacagtgatgtcaagagcagagcATGGTTCCCAGGCAGAgtactagtagcgctctgcccgggactatagctctggggttgcccctgacaacactgtctatatatggacagtgacatcaggggcttctcctggagaggaatccccagtcaAAGGGTCGGCAATTCTCTGGCTGGGTATTGCACTCCTACAGGGAAcctcaaaggcgctacctacagggagggggactgtgtggcactaccagggagggtggctgtgtggcactatcaggaaGGGGAGCTGTGCAGCACTACCAGGGTGGGGGACAGTGTGTccctacctgggagagggggctgtgtggcactacctgggaggggggctgtgtggcactaccaggaaggggggctgtgtggcactgcctcggaggaggggactgtgtgacactacctgggaggggggctgtgtggcactacctgggaggggggctgattgGCACTACCTGAGGGGGCTgattgacactaccagggagggggctgtgtgacactaccagggaggggggctgtgtggcactaccagggagagggggctgtgtggcactacctgataggggggctgtgtggcagtatctacagagtgcgctaaatttatgggggtacaaacggggggcctaacttctatattggggcataaacagggcctaacgtctatatgggggcacaaagtgacgtttgacattttactgccaccatgagttcccccacaaaaGGACATACTAAgtctgtcacccaagggcccacataaaccttgaGCCGGCACTGCCCCTACTCTTCCACAGCGATCACTTACTGCACCTCACCAATAAGTGGAGGTGGAcctagaggcgtaacttgaaactcctgggccccaatacaaaatctttCACAgctcccccacctaccatatataatttataatactggtgtcctcttatgtggctgaggggattttgggcctcctcagtctccagggcccgggtgcaactgctaccactGCATCCCCTATATCTAAGCCCCTGTATGGACCCCTTAGCTGCTGGGCCACATAGCAGCTCCCATGCCTCCTACCTTGGTAGTTATTTTTCCAGCATGTTTTTGTTTAGGTGGATTTGAAAAGTGGAGGACACTTACCTGATTGATAGGAAGCACTAAATGTGCTCTCAACTGATGGCTGGTTGTTCACAATCTCTATCAGCATGTAAAATCCGGATGAAATTAGAGGTGGAACTACGTTGCTTCCACATGTCTTGTCCAGCAGAAGACGCGATGATTTACTGACTCCATCATAGACTTTAATGTAGGCATCATCACAGTCAGGAGATGATAAGATATTGATGTCATTGAGCTGCAGGGAAACCTGGGATGGAAGAGAAGGAAGTAACAGTGTAAGCTCAAAGCCAATAAGCTTTTGTTCAGGAAAAGTATTTAATACAACAGATGTTTGTTTGATATTTAATATGTACCTTGTAGACAGATTGTATAAGATAAAAGCAGCTGGGTCCTCCTTGGCTTGATAGAGTTGAGCTATAGATGAAAGTTCCTGATAATTTCACAAACTTTCTTGAACACacatcttaaaaaaaatacaaaatttgccATGAAATCATACTTAAACTTGCAGcataaatgcataaaaaatatGAAAACTAACAATTCATTGGAAAACATAATTATGCCCAGAAGAAAAGCAGGGAAAAGAAGAGGACAACAAATGGATGGGTGGATGCAATCACAGAAGCCATGAGAATCCTGAAGACCCAGCAAAGAAAAGGACACGGAAAACAGAAGGACGTTAAAACACATACATACCCTCAAACCACAGCTGGATTATAGGGGAGGCAAAATGGGCAAATGCCCTTCACCATCCAGGGGCCTTCACCACTCTCCCCATGACAAATCATAGCAGGGTGCTACAAGTCTCTGATACCATAACTATACACACAAGATAGTCGGCACAACAcgcgttcaggtgatatatctatTTCTTCCGTTTCCCCATAAGCATGCATGCTCAGATCAAACAAGTGTGCATGTCTATTTCAATAGGGAGGAAGATATTGGCCAATAGCAGAACTCTCTGGCAGCACTTATCTTCTGAAAGTCACCAGACTGCCCAAATCAGCAGGTTCGGTGATATTTATTATATAGGtcgtatatagaggtattatttgggcattatatggcaatattattttgGCACAATATAATGCTGTTGTTTGGGCATTGTTATGCCATTGTCCgagcactttatggtggtattattttaatGCTGCATGGTTGTTGTGATAGATTGTGATACCATTTGTAATCTTTAAATATAGTGTAGctatattattttcatttttcatctGTActgtagctttttatttttttctaagataGTATTCATTCCTTCCGCAAATAAAAAGGATAGCCCAGgaaccagtggtgtaactaccgctgtagcagccatagtggcttctACGGGGCccttggcatgagggggcctgtgctgccCGCCAACACGCCCcctccccatatgcccggtggcgccgctagcaaccgttatggctgctacggcggtagcgacgctactgcagggcccgcgccgccgagcctctaacatttatggtctGGGCGGCACGGGacctctcatgcccggtggtgccgctagcaccggagggggccccggtgctagcgacagccacccccttttgcagtaattgtacctgcgtctatagcgataattgtacctgcgtctaatgactttccccgccaatcagcgcctttcaatgacgtaatcacgccgcttccgtggttgaagggcactgattgacggggcaagtcattctgccctttcaatcagcgcctttcaacgaagtGCCgcctgcgtcgttcagctccagcagaccagctcagaagatagcagatctgcattgccaccggacggaacgggatcatgtgagtatgtaacattttttttttctactaaaactgagtagcattatctacagtggggctctatctacagggggggtctatgtgTGGGGATGTGGATCACTATATATGGGGGagttatatgtagggcactatctaaaggggtgggctatatgtgggacactatacagcggtgcgctatatgtggagaactatcgtgggagctatttgtagggcactatctataggagtgggctatatgtgggacactatatacaggggtgggttagctgtgtggcactatctatatataggtcagcaggttggctcagtggttagcactattgcattGCATCTCTAGAGTccatatttgggcactatatacagagggctgtatgtggggcactatctacaggggcttttatgtagggcactatctacagaggctctatgggagttactatctacaggggggctatgggggcactaactacagggggcatgaTGTGTATGTggtacacagtgtatgatactataataatcagggacacagtgtatggcgctcttatagttagaggtgcagtgtatggcacttttatatttagaggtgttgagaatttatcttcgtttataggtgcagaaatgttttgaaagtgagaagctgaagacttctgagctgaaaactgcagaaatgggttgtggccgggagaaatccatcatagaggtctggattggtgggagaagaaaagagaaaaagaactagaatctgagacggcaccggtgagtcacttaataaaaatgtttattctgcctctaatcagcactgtagtcattgtatgatctgcagcgagatgatgggtggtttgattttttttttttaaacaacatctcccagcatatccttaccattgtttgggccatgctgggagctgcagttttacgccatacaaacctatacggcaggggttgcactaaatatagctgtatttgttctggtgctgtatatatgtactgagcttggttctggggctatatatatgtactgagctttgctctggtgctgtatatatgtactgatcttggttctgatgctgtatttaagtactgagctttgtcctggtgctgtatatatgtatgagtttggctctcgtgctgtatatatgtatgagcttggttctagtgctgtatttatgtattgagcttggttctggggctgtatttatgtattgagctttgttctgttgctgtatatatgtatgagctttgttctggtgctgtatttatgtattgagcttgattctggtgctgtatttatgtactgagcttggttctggtgctgtatatatgtactgagctttgttctggtattgtatatatgtactgactttGGTTCTGTtattgtatatgtgtactgagcttggttctagtgctgtatgtatgtactgatgtttattctgttgctgtatatatgtcagagcttggttctagttatgtatttaagtactgaggttggttctggtgctgtatatatgtatgagcttggctctTGTGCCGTATATAGGTATGAGCTTGGCTCGAGTGCCGTATAtaggtatgagcttggttctcgtgccgtatatatgtatgagcttggttctagtgctgtatttatgtactgagcttggttctggtgctctaattatataggatatatttataataacaaaattgcagggcacatacaattgttttttatttgttgtatatttaatggaaacctgtctggtagttttaaccccttgaaccgccaccatgcggtaatacatgacctgacaatatttccgaaTGTATGCTGTTTTTTCAGACGCagcaaaaatctataaaatccacttttagacggcgcacaccatatgctaattactcattaaagggtcatggggtggtgccgctatcctgaagagtcacatagtcctgcctccaaactcacctttccatgtttgattgacattccccctggctgatacaactttctcggatgtgccattgccttgtactatttcgggggctgtgtggcactatatacaaggggggctgtgtggcactatacacaagggggagctttgtggcactatacacatgggggagctgtgtggtgctatatacaagggactgtgtggcactactaaggggggctttgtggcactatctactaggggggctgtatggcactatttacaagaaagagggctgtggctctatctacagggggctgtgtgtggcacaatctacagggttctgtgtgtggcactatctactaaggggtaactgtgtggcgctatctactaaggggggctgtgtggcaatacatacatgggaggggagctgtgtggcactatatacagggagaactgtatggcgttatatacaggggggtttcaTGCCGATATCCacaaagggctgtatggcactatctacaagggaggtggtagggggcgctatctacaagtgggatgtgactgtttacaggcggggctgtatagcactgtctacaggggggctgtatggcacaatctatgggtggcactatctataaggggggctgtgtgtggcacctgagGGGGCCCCATTTAagagtttgctatagggcccagtgtttcctagttacgtccctgctAGGGACCCATATTACTCAGGGACCTCCACACACCTTGATCTAGCCCAGCCATAGACATAACATATAGAGATTAACTACATGCCGACTCAggatgagaatactcgtcctgagcggcgggtactttgcgcagtaggacgagcattctcgtcctgtgttacAGTCATGTCCGTGAGTGatcaagagcggggcaacggctataATAGACAGCCGCAGACCCACtccaacggcggagagaagaggttaacTCCTTGCACAATCAAagctgattgcagcattcaaagtaaataagaggagggtggactgccctttgatcgcatcacagaaaatccctgtgactcgATCTAAGCCcaaaacttgtatggccagacagcctaggATCCATTgagggaccccagggctgtctgaccatattgtctgttgttggggcatactgagatcaggggcgtagctagggggggcaggcggggcatgtgccctgggcgcaacccggtggtagggaaAGGGGGGgcaccgaagagcagctgatcgctgctgacaggcgccccgtatgtcggacacctgcagcagctttaggaagagccaggaaattacggcgttctgactcgggtctgtgacggccagggagtggaccagtccagtcacctgacttgtcacctgacctcacatcagtgacatgaggtcagatgagactcaggtcagggcacaggtccactcccgtgctgcagccttccagcatctgcctctGTGCTCTACACACACgccgaagcagagaggaagctccgcccacagcccgtcctgacctgtcagcaaggagacatggtgagtgtctgtgtgtatatgtctgtgtagtgtgaatacattgtgtgtgtctctgtgtttgtatgtgtatatgttacagtgtgtgtgtgtgtgtgtgtgtgtgtgtgtgtgtgtctctgtctgtctgtgtctctgcatgtgtttgtctcttacatctactacattatctgtactcagagttatcactgtgttatctgtggtgttacataggactgcaggtaacatctgctacattatctgtactcagagagttatcactgtgtgttatctgtgttgttacataggacagcaggtaacatctactacattatctgtgttgtgtacatgtgtgcctgtgtgggtatatatgggtctgtttgtgaatgtgtctttgtgcttgtatatttgtgccttttatgtatttgtatatgttccggtctgtgtatttatctgccggtgtgtgtgcgtatatgtgtctgtacgtctatatatttacctgtatgtgtatgtgtatgttccagatgtgtgtatgtatatttgcctgtatgtctaaatatctgtctttatgtatgtacagtatatatgttccagcgtgtccatatatgtggttaatttttggtttgtgtagggggcggcaatagagagtcccgcacagggcgccatccaagctaaggtcggccctggctgtcaccaaccctagtcagaaggaactccgccgctgcctgcaccGAATGACCTcgtcggcttctccggtaagtcacaccaggcagagcggagagtggtagcggtaggctaccgctgacCGGTCTGttccagtgtggcgctaagtacaagggggggggagtgtggcgctatttacaaggagggagtgtggcgctatttaaaaggagggaatgtggcactatttacaagggggggagtgtggcgctatttacaaaggggcagcgggctgtgtgtggcactatctacagggggctgtgtggcgctatctacagggggctgtgtgtggcctctttaatttattttattttcatttatttttatgttaattacattatagaactacatcgcttgtaaaatgtagaaatgcttttatactagagttacattaaaaaaattgtgaaaaaaaaattacacctcattgattggtaaagaaagaaaacatggcgagggggaaggagatgtcgggaaataaattggggggggggggcgccaatctgaatctttgccccgggttaaataatgttaaataaagaaaaattgtcaaaaaaatacacagaaatgcaaattttttagaataaataaactttttgaaatATAcagtaagtcccaaaacatgaaataatatagacatatttggtattgccacgaccataacaacctgtacaacaaatgtataacattatttatgatgatcggtgttgggtgtaaaaaaaataaaataataaaactgcagcggaactgctttttttcagcattttcaccaaaatgaaaatgtatataaattaaacgataatatatttgtaccaaaaaatggtacctacataaagtacaactcgtcccgcaacagacaaagtctcatacaactacgtcgtaaaaaaataaaaaaagttatgtgcgtcgggatgcaaagagggaaatataaaaaaaattgttctttcctcaaggccaaaattgtccttgtccttaagaggttaaaggggttatgtgtggACCAAAAATTATTTACAGTGTACTCATTTCAATATGTAGGtatactcgctaatatacattccggtcccccgtcgtgctcattctgagattttcatagatttttataccgCTGCCGGCGGACCGGAAGTCTAGGTGCACAGTCTTttttgatgatgatacgactcttcaTTATATGACCTTCCccgttgtactctatgtacaagtagTACAGTGAGTACGTAGAGTAcagcagggccggtcacatgatgcagagtcgtatcgtcatcactaTTATAACATCAGGGTGAAATATAAGTACTTACTGCAATTATAG from Rhinoderma darwinii isolate aRhiDar2 unplaced genomic scaffold, aRhiDar2.hap1 Scaffold_4355, whole genome shotgun sequence harbors:
- the LOC142713744 gene encoding embryonic protein UVS.2-like isoform X2, coding for MVIVPFVVSPDYSSFEISMFDTLMKEFEIMTCVQFVNRSNEHDYISIETGGGCWSYVGKVEGDYSNFILDGGDTFQLPYGYNSILQFNSNYYSTGKPSMDVKSDPTITLGQYVGLDDSDVKKVNALYNCNVCSRKFVKLSGTFIYSSTLSSQGGPSCFYLIQSVYKVSLQLNDINILSSPDCDDAYIKVYDGVSKSSRLLLDKTCGSNVVPPLISSGFYMLIEIVNNQPSVESTFSASYQSVKYGETFVAQTGIVKSPGFPNIYPTHLDVVYSIIAPEGYTVVLNFLFFWIQNSPKCIPEYLIIRDGPLTTSPILGTYCGRLDNIQVASTGNVVLLQFHSGNLIEYNGFYAKYKFDNNIKCHGKKNIGIKDIAIDNFHQIWTPEHQYISHHEEPSSLFNRRNLTSYKKEKRRK